From a single Hypomesus transpacificus isolate Combined female chromosome 14, fHypTra1, whole genome shotgun sequence genomic region:
- the LOC124477067 gene encoding ras-related and estrogen-regulated growth inhibitor-like protein isoform X2, translated as MNDIKLALLGSKGAGKSAVLVRFLTKRFIGEYASNANSLYHKRLSVDGRQLNLEMYDPCSQSTEAKCVLEKPVDWADGFLVVYNINDQTSFINAKNILGQIREIREVDVPVCLVGNKQDLCHARQVYEEEGRGLAQENHCYFQEVSAAESYQDIVNLFTGLIRRVMVHHKYRAADRRHYSSSKSMAKLINNVFGKRRKSV; from the exons ATGAATGACATCAAACTGGCACTGCTGGGCAGCAAAGGAGCTGGCAAATCAG CTGTCTTAGTAAGGTTCCTGACAAAGCGCTTCATCGGAGAGTATGCCTCAAATGCCA ACTCCTTGTACCACAAAAGACTTTCTGTCGATGGCAGACAGTTGAACCTGGAGATGTATGACCCATGCTCCCAG AGCACAGAGGCCAAGTGTGTCCTGGAAAAACCTGTGGACTGGGCTGACGGCTTTCTGGTGGTCTACAATATCAATGACCAAACTTCTTTCATCAACGCCAAGAACATCCTTGGGCAGATAAGAGA AATCAGGGAGGTGGATGTGCCAGTGTGCCTTGTGGGAAACAAGCAGGACTTGTGCCACGCCAGACAAGTGTACGAGGAGGAGGGCCGAGGCTTGGCACAGGAGAACCACTGCTACTTCCAAGAGGTGTCTGCAGCTGAGAGCTACCAAGACATCGTCAACCTTTTTACTGGCCTTATTCGCAGGGTAATGGTGCACCACAAATACCGTGCTGCTGACCGGCGCCACTACAGCAGCTCCAAGTCTATGGCCAAGCTCATCAACAATGTCTTTGGAAAAAGAAGGAAATCTGTGTAG
- the LOC124476933 gene encoding cellular retinoic acid-binding protein 1, producing the protein MSNFTGTWKMKSSEHFDELLKALGVNAMLRKVAGAAASKPHVEIRQTGEQFYIKTSTSVRTTEINFHIGKEFDEETVDGRKCKSVATWETENKICCKQTIVEGDGPKTYWTRELNGDELILIFAADDVKCTRIYVRE; encoded by the exons ATGTCCAACTTTACTGGCACCTGGAAGATGAAGAGCAGTGAACATTTTGATGAACTTCTCAAAGCTCTTG GTGTGAATGCCATGCTGCGTAAGGTGGCTGGCGCTGCAGCGTCCAAGCCCCACGTAGAGATACGCCAGACTGGAGAGCAGTTCTACATCAAGACCTCTACCAGCGTGCGCACAACGGAGATCAATTTCCACATCGGCAAGGAATTTGATGAGGAGACTGTTGATGGCAGGAAATGCAAG AGTGTTGCTACCTGGGAAACAGAGAATAAGATATGCTGCAAGCAAACCATTGTGGAGGGAGATGGACCCAAGACATACTGGACAAGAGAATTGAACGGTGATGAGCTCATATTG ATCTTCGCAGCAGATGACGTGAAATGTACACGGATCTATGTAAGAGAATGA
- the LOC124477067 gene encoding ras-related and estrogen-regulated growth inhibitor-like protein isoform X1 has product MNDIKLALLGSKGAGKSAVLVRFLTKRFIGEYASNANSLYHKRLSVDGRQLNLEMYDPCSQSTEAKCVLEKPVDWADGFLVVYNINDQTSFINAKNILGQIRDAHVENCWGEVDVPVCLVGNKQDLCHARQVYEEEGRGLAQENHCYFQEVSAAESYQDIVNLFTGLIRRVMVHHKYRAADRRHYSSSKSMAKLINNVFGKRRKSV; this is encoded by the exons ATGAATGACATCAAACTGGCACTGCTGGGCAGCAAAGGAGCTGGCAAATCAG CTGTCTTAGTAAGGTTCCTGACAAAGCGCTTCATCGGAGAGTATGCCTCAAATGCCA ACTCCTTGTACCACAAAAGACTTTCTGTCGATGGCAGACAGTTGAACCTGGAGATGTATGACCCATGCTCCCAG AGCACAGAGGCCAAGTGTGTCCTGGAAAAACCTGTGGACTGGGCTGACGGCTTTCTGGTGGTCTACAATATCAATGACCAAACTTCTTTCATCAACGCCAAGAACATCCTTGGGCAGATAAGAGATGCACACGTGGAGAACTGTTGGGG GGAGGTGGATGTGCCAGTGTGCCTTGTGGGAAACAAGCAGGACTTGTGCCACGCCAGACAAGTGTACGAGGAGGAGGGCCGAGGCTTGGCACAGGAGAACCACTGCTACTTCCAAGAGGTGTCTGCAGCTGAGAGCTACCAAGACATCGTCAACCTTTTTACTGGCCTTATTCGCAGGGTAATGGTGCACCACAAATACCGTGCTGCTGACCGGCGCCACTACAGCAGCTCCAAGTCTATGGCCAAGCTCATCAACAATGTCTTTGGAAAAAGAAGGAAATCTGTGTAG